A stretch of Argiope bruennichi chromosome 10, qqArgBrue1.1, whole genome shotgun sequence DNA encodes these proteins:
- the LOC129987626 gene encoding uncharacterized protein LOC129987626, producing the protein METLDKLKAKRKIIRTACTKLINKAYLLLESCDIESERDQEQLSEHLSSLEAKQLDLKSLNSEIEDLISDSALFDIEIQSSFEYEEQINEAKFKIKSKIKKFKTDQQPIPPLAANGSNVRINCPATSINLPKLRIPTFSGDASTFLEFINSFNNAIDSNDSLSNVDKFIYLKSFLSGEAYKIVSGFSLTEENYKSCLSLLKDRYGKQDHLISHFMNRLLETEPVKSSFNLKGLRKLHDESEISIRNLNSMGIASGNYGHLPIPILLKQLPQDLVIEFHRRRDSYKIGDVNELIKFIKFEIESRESANIATGHSQKVPEIPRYPSRNSVYHGHTKFKNKLPSSAALNTVVKNVCAFCNSDTHTALKCKNLSDGQKRYKLKKEGRCYRCMAHRHIISQCKAKIPPCETCQSFQHNSLFCPKNKIESSSFETETHGQEVVISSVLKAEENPGSYATLLQTANVQAENGANKIMARLLFDSGSQKSFLRSDLEQALNLKSIRQEKLLVYTFSNREPIEKIFDVVRFRIRSKFPPYQFLNIEALASEEITGSDVYSNVDLKHVNKVIPATCNLSDSLENSTPIQILLGADFLCNVLRGEARKINKNLFLQPTLFGDTLIGQIPDLQKRKHSSVFTVSCAVVETDLKRLWELDSFLIDGTSENKSRDNLGDFGKELKIKNGRYEAPLQWKTNEIKEKLSNNFDVAEKRFIALEKKFNKDQALFERYNAVMQEQVNEGIIQMCHDECFTGYVMPHREVFRETSSSTKTRIRFLNESVDTSSVSGGLLITSPIIK; encoded by the exons atggAAACTCTTGATAAGTTAAAGGCGAAACGCAAGATAATTCGTACTGCTTGTACAAAATTGATTAACAAGGCTTATTTGTTATTAGAAAGTTGTGATATTGAAAGCGAAAGGGACCAAGAACAACTTTCGGAACATTTATCTAGTTTAGAAGCAAAACAATTAGACCTCAAAAGCCTTAATAGTGAAATTGAGGATTTAATTTCTGATAGTGCATTGTTTGATATAGAAATTCAAAGCTCTTTTGAATATGAAGAGCAAATAAATGAAGCTAAGTTCAAAATCAAAAGTAAGatcaaaaagtttaaaactgaTCAACAACCTATCCCACCACTTGCTGCTAATGGTTCTAATGTAAGAATTAACTGTCCTGCAACAAGCATTAATTTGCCAAAACTAAGAATTCCCACATTTAGTGGAGATGCTAGTACTTTTCTAGAATTCATCAATAGCTTCAATAATGCGATTGACTCTAATGATTCTTTAAGTAATgttgataaattcatatatttaaagtccTTTTTATCCGGCGAAGCTTACAAAATTGTTTCCGGTTTTTCTCTTACTGAAGAAAATTACAAATCGTGTTTATCTCTGTTAAAGGACAGATATGGGAAGCAAGACCATTTGATTAGTCATTTCATGAATCGCCTATTAGAAACTGAACCCGTAAAATCCTCTTTCAATCTCAAGGGATTACGAAAACTGCATGACGAGAGTGAAATaagcataagaaatttaaactcAATGGGAATTGCATCCGGAAATTATGGCCATTTACCTATACctattttattaaagcaattacCCCAAGATTTAGTCATAGAGTTCCATCGTAGAAGAGATTCTTATAAGATTGGTGACGTcaatgaattgataaaatttataaaattcgaaattgaatCGCGTGAATCTGCTAATATTGCAACAGGACATTCTCAAAAAGTTCCCGAAATTCCCCGATATCCTTCACGAAATTCTGTTTATCATGgacatactaaatttaaaaataaattgccttcATCTGCCGCGTTAAATACTGTAGTTAAAAATGTATGTGCCTTTTGTAACTCCGACACGCACActgcattaaaatgcaaaaatttatcgGATGGGCAAAAACgttacaaattaaagaaagagGGTAGATGCTATCGGTGCATGGCTCATAGACATATAATTTCACAATGCAAGGCAAAAATTCCACCCTGTGAGACATGCCAGAGTTTTCAGCACAATTCCTTGTTTTgcccaaaaaataaaattgaaagcagCTCGTTTGAAACCGAAACCCACGGACAGGAAGTCGTAATTTCTTCCGTTTTAAAGGCAGAAGAGAACCCTGGCAGTTACGCGACCTTACTTCAAACGGCTAACGTCCAGGCAGAAAATGGTGCCAACAAGATCATGGCTAGACTTTTATTTGACTCAGGATCACAAAAGTCCTTCTTGCGCAGTGATCTGGAacaagctttaaatttaaaatcaatacgCCAAGAGAAGCTTTTAGTTTATACTTTCTCGAACCGAGAACCAATCGAGAAAATATTCGATGTTGTACGATTCAGAATAAGGAGCAAATTTCCCCCTTATCAATTCTTAAACATTGAGGCTTTGGCTTCAGAAGAAATAACTGGCTCGGACGTATACTCGAACGTTGACCTCAAACATGTAAACAAAGTCATTCCAGCCACCTGCAACCTTTCTGACTCCCTCGAAAATTCCACCCCTATCCAGATCCTGTTGGGGGCGGACTTCCTGTGTAATGTTCTAAGGGgagaagcaagaaaaataaataaaaacttgttcttGCAGCCGACACTCTTTGGTGACACTTTAATTGGACAAATCCCAGACTTGCAGAAAAGAAAACATTCCTCCGTATTTACTGTATCTTGTGCTGTAGTGGAAACTGATCTGAAGCGCTTGTGGGAGTTAGATTCTTTCTTGATCGATGGGACTTCGGAAAATAAATCCAGGGATAATTTAGGTGATTTCGGAAaagagcttaaaataaaaaacggACGATATGAAGCACCGTTGCAATGGAAAACaaacgaaattaaagaaaaattaagtaataattttgacGTTGCGGAAAAGAGATTCATTgctttagagaaaaaatttaataaggatcAAGCGTTGTTTGAGAGGTATAATGCTGTTATGCAAGAGCAAGTTAACGAAGGCATAATTCAGATGTGTCATGACGAATGTTTTACTGGATATGTAATGCCGCATAGAGAGGTTTTCAGGGAAACTTCTTCCAGTACAAAAACTAGGATA CGCTTCCTCAATGAAAGTGTAGACACTTCCAGTGTCTCAGGTGGACTATTAATTACATCTCCAATTATAAAATGA